Proteins co-encoded in one Arthrobacter globiformis genomic window:
- a CDS encoding DUF2277 domain-containing protein — MCRNIRTLHNYEPHATSEEIHAAALQYVRKISGSTKPSKANEEAFEHAVHEIAHVTQHLLESLVTHAPAKDRDEEAAKAKARAAVRFGTA; from the coding sequence ATGTGCCGGAATATCCGTACCCTCCACAATTACGAACCGCATGCCACGTCGGAGGAGATACACGCCGCGGCGTTGCAGTACGTGCGAAAAATCAGCGGCAGCACCAAGCCCTCCAAGGCCAACGAGGAGGCGTTCGAGCACGCCGTGCACGAGATAGCACACGTGACCCAGCACCTGCTCGAGTCCCTTGTGACGCACGCTCCCGCCAAGGACCGCGACGAGGAAGCGGCCAAGGCGAAGGCACGGGCGGCCGTCCGCTTCGGGACGGCCTAG
- a CDS encoding EamA family transporter has translation MAPAPTQAAAPARAATAKASGFLASGLGVALFSSAIFGLSGSFAKALLETGWTPGAAVTARLTGAALILAIPAVPALRGRWHQLRSNWLTIVLFGLIGVAGCQLFYFNAVARLSVGVALLLEYLGPVLIVLWLWVVSRKRPRPLTVAGTLLSLGGLVLVLDLTGAVKVDAVGVLWGLAAAVCLAIYFFLTAKENDTLPPIVLASGGLLVGAAVTWLAAATGLLPMVMSTADTRLGPWTTPWWVPLGGLVVLATVLAYVSGIMAARALGTKVASFVSLTEVLFAVIWAWLLLGELPGAIQLAGGVLIVGGVLCVRLDELRGAKPGAQAAVTEPLNHANDVEPVP, from the coding sequence GTGGCTCCGGCCCCTACTCAGGCTGCCGCTCCCGCACGGGCTGCCACGGCCAAAGCCTCCGGCTTCCTTGCGTCAGGACTGGGTGTCGCCCTTTTTTCCTCCGCGATCTTCGGGCTCTCCGGCTCCTTCGCCAAGGCACTGCTGGAAACCGGCTGGACGCCCGGGGCTGCCGTCACCGCCCGGCTGACGGGTGCCGCGCTCATCCTCGCAATCCCCGCGGTTCCGGCGCTCCGGGGCCGATGGCACCAGCTGCGGTCGAACTGGCTGACCATTGTGCTGTTTGGCCTGATCGGCGTCGCAGGCTGCCAGCTCTTCTACTTCAACGCCGTGGCCCGGCTGTCCGTTGGCGTGGCACTGCTGCTCGAATACCTCGGCCCCGTATTGATTGTGCTGTGGCTCTGGGTTGTCAGCCGGAAGCGGCCGCGCCCCCTCACCGTCGCAGGGACGCTGCTGTCCTTGGGCGGTCTGGTCCTCGTCCTGGATCTCACCGGTGCTGTGAAGGTCGACGCCGTCGGTGTGCTCTGGGGCCTTGCCGCGGCTGTCTGCCTTGCTATCTATTTCTTCCTCACGGCCAAGGAGAACGACACCCTGCCGCCCATCGTCCTCGCATCGGGCGGGCTCTTGGTGGGCGCCGCTGTCACGTGGTTGGCGGCAGCCACCGGCCTCCTGCCCATGGTCATGAGCACGGCCGACACCAGGCTCGGTCCATGGACCACGCCGTGGTGGGTTCCGCTGGGCGGTCTGGTGGTGCTGGCGACTGTCCTGGCTTACGTCTCCGGGATCATGGCTGCACGCGCACTCGGCACCAAGGTGGCCTCGTTCGTGTCCCTGACCGAGGTACTGTTTGCCGTGATCTGGGCCTGGCTGCTGCTTGGCGAACTGCCTGGTGCCATTCAGCTCGCGGGCGGAGTGCTGATCGTCGGCGGGGTGCTGTGCGTCCGGCTGGATGAGCTCCGAGGAGCCAAACCGGGGGCCCAGGCAGCGGTGACCGAGCCGCTCAACCACGCGAACGACGTCGAACCCGTCCCCTAA
- a CDS encoding CGNR zinc finger domain-containing protein, giving the protein MVFAPDTELALRFVVKLINSAANGEEKLATVEDLDEFLRQEGFTGSRTHDAAELSSIHALRTELATLWTADEDTAVAGVNRLLREAQALPQLLKHDQWDWHLHATTHDAPLADRMGTEAAMALVDVIRSKEMDRMLVCAADDCDAAVLDLSRNRSKRYCDTGNCANRAHVAAYRARRASGE; this is encoded by the coding sequence ATGGTCTTTGCCCCTGACACGGAACTCGCGCTGCGCTTCGTGGTGAAGCTCATCAACTCGGCCGCGAACGGCGAGGAAAAGCTGGCCACAGTGGAAGATCTGGACGAGTTCCTGCGGCAGGAGGGCTTTACCGGTTCCCGCACCCACGACGCCGCCGAACTGTCCAGCATCCACGCACTGCGGACGGAACTGGCAACGCTGTGGACAGCGGATGAGGATACGGCCGTGGCTGGCGTCAATCGGCTCCTGCGCGAGGCCCAAGCACTCCCCCAGCTCCTCAAGCACGACCAGTGGGACTGGCACCTGCACGCCACCACGCACGATGCGCCGCTGGCGGACAGGATGGGCACCGAAGCAGCCATGGCGCTGGTGGACGTGATCCGCAGCAAGGAGATGGACCGCATGCTCGTGTGCGCGGCCGATGACTGCGACGCGGCGGTGCTCGACCTCAGCCGGAACCGGTCCAAGCGATACTGCGACACCGGAAACTGCGCCAACCGCGCGCATGTGGCGGCGTACCGGGCGCGCCGCGCCAGCGGAGAGTAA
- a CDS encoding MATE family efflux transporter, giving the protein MPHSPSAAVSTPKPESHGREILRLAVPAFGALIAEPLFLLADSAIVGHLGVAQLAGVGLASAVLHTAVGLMVFLAYSTTPAVARAVGDRQLGRALAAGRDGVWLALLLGTALALAGFLAAEPLIGLMGPSPEIRTFAVDYLRWSMPGLVAMLLIFAGTGVLRGLQDTRTPLVVATAGFSLNIVLNLVLVYGLGLSVVGSAVGTSIAQWAMAAVYLVMVQRNARHHGVSLLPDWHGIRAMTKVGSWLMLRTLSLRTAILATVLVVTAQGAVNLAAHQLAMTVFTFLAFALDALAIAAQALIGKELGASNPGKARILTRTMIRWGAGFGVATGVLLALAAPFAGALFTPDAGVQSVLTAALWVLAAGQPLAGYVFVLDGVLIGAGDAKYLAIAGVVNLAVYLPLLLAVPLAGSDGAAALVWVWVAFSLGYMCARALTLGLRARTDRWMVLGS; this is encoded by the coding sequence GTGCCCCACTCGCCTTCCGCCGCCGTGTCCACCCCAAAACCCGAGAGCCACGGCCGTGAAATCCTCCGGCTTGCCGTTCCCGCCTTTGGCGCGCTGATCGCCGAACCGCTCTTTCTGCTTGCCGATTCGGCCATCGTGGGGCACCTGGGCGTTGCCCAGCTGGCCGGCGTCGGACTGGCCTCGGCGGTGCTGCATACCGCGGTGGGGCTGATGGTTTTCCTGGCCTACTCCACCACCCCCGCCGTGGCGCGGGCGGTGGGGGACCGCCAGCTGGGCAGGGCGCTGGCCGCCGGGCGCGACGGCGTCTGGCTGGCCCTGCTGCTCGGGACCGCGCTGGCGCTGGCAGGATTCCTTGCCGCGGAGCCGCTGATCGGGCTCATGGGACCGAGCCCGGAGATCCGCACCTTCGCCGTGGACTATCTGCGCTGGTCCATGCCCGGGCTGGTCGCGATGCTGCTGATCTTTGCCGGCACGGGTGTGCTGAGGGGGCTGCAGGACACCCGGACGCCATTGGTGGTGGCCACGGCGGGATTCTCGCTGAACATCGTGCTGAACCTGGTGCTGGTTTACGGACTCGGGCTGTCTGTTGTCGGGTCTGCAGTGGGAACGAGCATCGCGCAGTGGGCCATGGCTGCGGTGTATCTGGTGATGGTGCAGCGCAACGCCCGTCACCATGGCGTCAGCCTGCTGCCCGACTGGCACGGGATCCGGGCCATGACAAAGGTGGGTTCCTGGCTCATGCTGCGGACCCTCAGCCTGCGCACCGCCATCCTTGCCACCGTGCTCGTGGTCACGGCCCAGGGTGCCGTGAACCTGGCTGCCCACCAGTTGGCCATGACGGTCTTCACCTTCCTTGCCTTCGCACTGGACGCCCTGGCCATCGCTGCGCAGGCGCTGATCGGCAAGGAACTGGGGGCCTCCAACCCCGGCAAAGCCCGGATCCTAACCCGGACCATGATCCGCTGGGGCGCCGGCTTCGGTGTGGCCACCGGCGTGCTGCTCGCCCTGGCGGCCCCGTTCGCCGGGGCCCTCTTCACACCCGACGCCGGCGTCCAGTCGGTGCTGACCGCGGCGCTGTGGGTACTGGCCGCGGGCCAGCCCCTCGCGGGGTACGTGTTCGTCCTCGACGGGGTGCTGATCGGGGCGGGCGACGCGAAGTATCTGGCGATTGCCGGCGTCGTTAATCTTGCGGTGTACCTTCCGCTGCTGCTGGCGGTGCCGCTGGCCGGGTCCGACGGCGCGGCGGCGCTGGTTTGGGTGTGGGTGGCCTTTTCGCTGGGCTACATGTGCGCCCGCGCCCTGACGCTCGGGCTGCGGGCCAGGACAGACCGCTGGATGGTGCTCGGCTCATAG
- a CDS encoding DoxX family protein, whose product MNQSTQTTTALTILRVIAGFLFAAHGWQKFNEFTIAGTQASFAKMGVPAAEIAAPLVATLELVGGIALILGVLTRVFAALLALDMLGALFLVHASAGVFVATGGYELVLLLAAGAAAIALAGAGRLSADAALFGRNDSKLKVLA is encoded by the coding sequence ATGAACCAGTCCACCCAGACCACCACAGCCCTGACGATCCTGCGAGTGATCGCGGGATTCCTCTTCGCCGCGCACGGCTGGCAGAAGTTCAACGAATTCACCATCGCCGGCACGCAGGCATCCTTCGCCAAGATGGGGGTTCCGGCCGCTGAAATCGCCGCCCCGCTCGTCGCCACCCTGGAACTGGTGGGCGGCATCGCCCTCATCCTCGGCGTGCTGACCCGCGTTTTCGCCGCGCTGCTCGCACTGGACATGCTCGGCGCCCTCTTCCTGGTCCACGCCTCGGCCGGAGTTTTCGTGGCCACCGGCGGCTACGAGCTGGTTCTCCTGCTTGCAGCCGGAGCAGCGGCCATCGCCCTTGCCGGAGCCGGCCGCCTCTCAGCGGATGCAGCCCTGTTCGGCCGCAATGATTCAAAGCTCAAGGTCCTCGCGTAA
- the aztD gene encoding zinc metallochaperone AztD, with translation MSTKPLTVAFKRPLAAPLVAQVAAACGAALLLSGCAAGPAQSSAERSAGPSLHAKTAQPTELRAPEPRLVYTYAGGIGVLDAATLEPVGDVAVDGYNRISPAGDGRHVLVAAGESFRVLDAGIWTEQHGDHGHSYAAEPTLTDHAFEASKPGHVVRHAGRTVLFSDGSGKVESFESAALGALADDGLPQTSTYTAPEAHHGVAVELDDGRLLVTVGDEDARNAVALLGQAAGQDRKEILRSQNCPGVHGEAVAGENTVIFGCEDGMLVFEDGKFAKVSSPDAYGRMGNQAGSPASPVVLGDYKVDKDAVLERPTRISLVNTGTKALKLVELGTSYSFRSLGRGPAGEALVLGTDGALHVLNPLTGATVSTVPVVPAWQEPEAWQDPRPTLYVQGSTAYVTEPAARKLHAVDLKTGKTVRTATLAHAPDELTGVTG, from the coding sequence TTGTCCACAAAGCCGCTCACGGTCGCTTTCAAAAGGCCCCTCGCAGCGCCGCTAGTCGCGCAGGTGGCCGCCGCCTGCGGAGCTGCGCTGCTGCTGTCAGGCTGCGCTGCCGGCCCGGCGCAAAGTTCCGCCGAACGTTCCGCCGGCCCTTCGCTGCACGCAAAGACCGCACAACCTACCGAGCTTCGCGCACCTGAGCCGCGCCTGGTCTACACGTACGCTGGCGGCATCGGAGTGCTGGACGCGGCCACCCTTGAGCCCGTGGGGGACGTTGCGGTGGACGGCTACAACCGCATCAGCCCTGCCGGGGACGGCCGCCACGTCCTGGTGGCGGCGGGTGAGTCGTTCCGCGTGCTCGATGCCGGCATCTGGACCGAGCAGCATGGCGACCATGGCCATTCCTATGCCGCCGAGCCCACGCTGACGGATCACGCATTCGAGGCGAGCAAGCCGGGCCACGTGGTGCGGCACGCCGGGAGGACCGTCCTGTTCAGTGACGGGTCCGGCAAGGTGGAGTCTTTTGAATCGGCCGCCCTCGGAGCGCTGGCGGATGACGGTCTTCCGCAAACGTCCACCTACACCGCGCCCGAGGCCCACCACGGCGTGGCTGTGGAACTGGATGACGGCAGGCTGCTGGTGACAGTGGGAGACGAGGATGCCCGCAACGCCGTGGCTCTCCTGGGGCAGGCCGCGGGCCAGGACCGCAAGGAGATCCTGCGGAGCCAGAACTGCCCGGGTGTCCACGGTGAGGCGGTGGCCGGCGAAAACACCGTGATTTTCGGATGTGAGGATGGGATGCTGGTGTTCGAGGACGGCAAGTTCGCCAAGGTCTCCAGCCCTGACGCCTATGGCAGGATGGGCAACCAGGCGGGCTCGCCGGCGTCGCCTGTGGTGCTGGGGGACTACAAGGTGGACAAGGATGCAGTGCTGGAGCGGCCCACCAGGATTTCACTGGTGAACACTGGCACCAAGGCCCTGAAGCTGGTGGAACTCGGGACCAGCTACTCCTTCCGGTCGCTGGGGCGCGGGCCGGCCGGGGAGGCGCTGGTTCTAGGCACCGATGGCGCACTGCATGTTCTCAATCCGCTGACCGGCGCCACCGTGTCCACGGTCCCCGTCGTGCCGGCCTGGCAGGAGCCCGAGGCGTGGCAGGACCCGCGGCCCACCCTGTACGTCCAGGGCTCCACGGCCTACGTAACCGAGCCGGCCGCGCGGAAACTCCACGCCGTCGACCTGAAGACGGGGAAGACCGTCCGCACCGCAACGTTGGCCCATGCGCCGGATGAACTGACGGGCGTCACCGGCTGA
- a CDS encoding acyl-CoA thioesterase, translating into MSETAANSVTLRFLAAPMDVGHSGSVDAGTVLEWVDKAAYAAAVGWAKSYCVTAYVGNIHFADPVNIGDMVEVTATIVYTGRSSMHIRTVVSSGDPKGGPATMRSQCMVIFVAVGEDGKPVPVKQFEPVTAEELEQRDHALARIAIREQIVEAMSAQEYTDAGTAERVVLRFMAAPTDVNWGGKVHGGIVMKWIDEAAYVCASRYCGRDTVAVFSGGVRFYRPLLIGHVVEVEARLVYTGTKGMHIAVHVRSGDPKGRELNLTTYCLTVMVARDAEGTSVPIPAWTPVSEEDKRLHAHARELLEIRAAAPGNRLPNHLLQSQPH; encoded by the coding sequence ATGAGCGAGACTGCCGCCAACTCAGTAACCCTCCGCTTCCTTGCCGCCCCCATGGACGTGGGCCACAGCGGATCCGTTGACGCCGGAACAGTGCTCGAGTGGGTGGACAAGGCGGCCTATGCGGCGGCCGTAGGCTGGGCCAAGTCCTACTGCGTCACCGCCTACGTGGGGAACATCCACTTTGCAGACCCGGTGAACATAGGCGACATGGTTGAGGTCACGGCCACGATCGTCTACACCGGCCGCTCCTCCATGCATATCCGAACGGTGGTTTCCTCCGGGGACCCCAAGGGCGGTCCGGCCACCATGCGCAGCCAGTGCATGGTGATCTTTGTGGCGGTTGGCGAGGATGGGAAACCCGTCCCGGTAAAGCAGTTCGAGCCGGTAACGGCGGAGGAACTGGAACAGCGGGACCACGCCCTGGCACGCATCGCGATCCGCGAGCAGATCGTCGAAGCCATGAGCGCGCAGGAATATACCGATGCCGGCACCGCCGAGCGCGTCGTCCTGCGGTTCATGGCGGCGCCTACCGACGTGAACTGGGGCGGAAAAGTCCATGGCGGCATCGTCATGAAATGGATCGATGAGGCCGCATATGTCTGCGCCTCGCGCTACTGCGGCCGGGACACGGTAGCTGTCTTCTCCGGCGGCGTGCGCTTCTACCGGCCGCTGCTGATCGGCCACGTGGTGGAGGTGGAGGCCCGGCTGGTCTACACGGGCACCAAGGGCATGCACATAGCCGTACATGTCCGCTCCGGGGACCCCAAGGGCCGTGAACTGAACCTGACCACCTACTGCCTCACCGTCATGGTCGCCCGCGACGCCGAAGGCACCTCGGTCCCCATCCCGGCATGGACCCCCGTGTCCGAGGAGGATAAGCGGCTCCACGCCCATGCGCGGGAGCTCCTGGAAATCAGGGCAGCGGCCCCGGGGAACAGGCTCCCCAACCACCTGCTGCAGTCGCAACCGCACTAA
- the dnaB gene encoding replicative DNA helicase, whose protein sequence is MSVTHLDSIEGTRESEGSRKPPQDIPAEQSVLGGMMLSKDAIADVVEILRGQDFYRPAHETIYEAVIDLYGRGEPADAVTVSDELTKRGEINRIGGPAYLHELIQTVPTAANAGYYAEIVAERAVLRRLVNAGTKIVQLGYGQDGEVEDLVNQAQAEVYAVAERRTAEDYVVLKDVMESTVDEIEASGHRGEGMVGVPTGFYELDELTHGLHPGQMIVIAARPAVGKSTFALDFARSAAIKNNLSTVMFSLEMGRNEIAMRLLSAEATIGLQDLRKGTIKDEQWSKIATTMGRMNDAPLFIDDSPNMSLMEIRAKCRRLKQQHDLKLVILDYLQLMSSGKKVESRQQEVSEFSRALKLLAKELQVPVIALSQLNRGSEQRQDKRPMVSDLRESGSIEQDADMVILLHREDVYDKESPRAGEADILVAKHRNGPTKDIVVAFQGHYSRFANMAGDAGGGGGF, encoded by the coding sequence TTGTCAGTTACGCACCTGGACTCAATCGAAGGTACCCGCGAATCCGAAGGCAGCCGTAAACCTCCCCAGGACATCCCCGCCGAACAGTCCGTACTGGGCGGCATGATGCTCTCCAAGGACGCCATTGCGGACGTGGTTGAGATCCTGCGCGGGCAGGACTTCTACCGTCCTGCCCACGAAACCATCTACGAGGCCGTCATCGACCTCTATGGCCGCGGAGAACCCGCGGATGCCGTCACGGTGTCCGATGAGCTGACCAAACGCGGCGAGATCAACCGGATCGGCGGACCGGCGTACCTCCATGAGCTCATTCAGACGGTACCCACAGCCGCGAACGCGGGCTACTACGCCGAGATCGTGGCCGAGCGCGCCGTGCTCCGGCGGCTGGTCAATGCCGGCACCAAGATCGTGCAGCTCGGGTACGGGCAGGACGGCGAGGTGGAAGACCTGGTCAACCAGGCCCAGGCGGAGGTCTACGCGGTTGCCGAACGCCGCACAGCGGAAGACTACGTCGTCCTGAAGGACGTCATGGAGTCCACGGTGGATGAGATCGAGGCCTCCGGCCACCGCGGCGAAGGCATGGTGGGCGTTCCCACCGGCTTCTACGAACTGGACGAGCTGACGCACGGGCTGCATCCGGGCCAGATGATCGTCATTGCCGCCCGGCCTGCCGTGGGTAAGTCCACCTTCGCGCTGGACTTTGCCCGCTCGGCCGCCATTAAGAACAACCTGAGCACGGTGATGTTCTCCCTGGAAATGGGGCGCAACGAGATCGCCATGCGTCTTCTGTCGGCCGAGGCCACCATCGGCCTGCAGGACCTTCGCAAGGGCACCATCAAGGATGAGCAGTGGTCCAAGATCGCCACCACCATGGGGCGAATGAATGATGCCCCGCTGTTCATTGACGACAGCCCCAACATGTCCCTTATGGAGATCCGGGCCAAATGCCGCCGCCTCAAGCAGCAGCACGACCTTAAACTCGTGATCCTTGACTACCTGCAGCTCATGAGTTCGGGCAAGAAGGTGGAGTCCCGCCAGCAGGAAGTCTCCGAGTTCTCCCGTGCGCTGAAGCTGCTCGCCAAGGAACTCCAGGTCCCCGTCATCGCGCTGTCGCAGCTAAACCGTGGTTCCGAGCAACGCCAGGACAAGCGCCCCATGGTCTCGGACCTGCGTGAATCGGGGTCCATCGAGCAGGACGCCGACATGGTGATCCTGCTGCACCGCGAGGACGTCTACGACAAGGAGTCCCCGCGTGCCGGTGAGGCAGACATCCTCGTGGCGAAACATCGTAACGGCCCCACCAAGGACATCGTGGTTGCGTTCCAGGGCCACTACTCGCGGTTCGCCAACATGGCGGGGGATGCCGGAGGAGGAGGCGGCTTCTAG
- a CDS encoding TFIIB-type zinc ribbon-containing protein, translated as MKCPIDSSDLVMSERSGVEIDYCPQCRGVWLDRGELDKIIDRVNAGAPAAPPAPIRPAPASPAPGMVPPPLYRNSEPRRDQPRYDDRSYGKGYDRDNDRRRHKKKEGWLGDLFDF; from the coding sequence ATGAAATGTCCCATTGATTCTTCAGACCTGGTCATGAGCGAACGCAGCGGTGTGGAAATCGACTACTGTCCGCAGTGCCGGGGTGTGTGGCTGGACCGCGGCGAACTGGACAAGATCATCGACCGGGTCAACGCCGGGGCGCCGGCGGCACCTCCGGCGCCCATTCGCCCTGCTCCCGCGTCACCCGCGCCCGGCATGGTTCCTCCGCCGCTGTACCGCAACTCCGAACCGCGGCGTGACCAGCCGCGCTACGACGACCGTAGCTACGGCAAGGGATACGACCGCGACAATGACCGCCGCCGCCACAAGAAGAAAGAAGGCTGGCTGGGGGACCTGTTCGACTTCTAG
- a CDS encoding FMN reductase, translated as METRRITVLSAGLGVPSSTRLLADQLAAAATRELTAAGYDVTTEVVELRELAADIANNFVTGFAPPRLAEVIAGVEASDGIIAVSPVFSASYSGLFKSFIDVLDPKSLDGKAALLGATGGTDRHQMVLDHAMRPLFSYLRTRTAATAVFAGPQDWGNADDGGTPLSVRIERAAAEFSRLLEGDQPGRKPALLESLPFEQLLAGISRGQ; from the coding sequence ATGGAGACCCGCCGCATAACCGTTCTGTCCGCCGGCCTGGGAGTGCCGTCGTCGACCCGCCTGCTGGCCGACCAGCTGGCGGCCGCCGCCACACGGGAGCTGACGGCCGCCGGCTACGACGTGACCACCGAGGTCGTGGAGCTCCGTGAACTGGCCGCGGACATCGCCAACAACTTCGTCACGGGTTTTGCTCCGCCCCGGCTGGCAGAGGTGATCGCCGGCGTCGAGGCCTCCGACGGGATCATCGCGGTCTCACCGGTGTTCAGCGCCTCTTACAGCGGGCTGTTCAAGTCGTTCATTGACGTGCTGGACCCCAAGTCCCTGGACGGCAAGGCGGCCCTCTTGGGGGCCACCGGCGGAACGGACCGCCACCAGATGGTGCTCGACCACGCCATGCGCCCGCTGTTCAGCTACCTGCGTACGCGGACCGCGGCCACAGCTGTCTTCGCCGGCCCCCAGGACTGGGGAAACGCCGACGACGGCGGGACCCCGCTTTCGGTGCGGATCGAACGGGCGGCGGCAGAGTTCAGCCGCCTCCTGGAAGGGGACCAGCCGGGCCGCAAGCCGGCCCTGCTGGAGTCGCTGCCCTTTGAACAGCTGCTGGCCGGAATCTCACGCGGGCAGTAA
- a CDS encoding DUF1801 domain-containing protein → MADNKTQVTGVSADDYIAALEHPVRRQDGVGLRALLAELTGQEPEMWGPTIVGFGRVHYKYATGREGDTAAVGFSPRKASLSLYGLTNAPESAALLAAWESTRRAPAASTSTSWPTSMKPCWPS, encoded by the coding sequence ATGGCGGATAACAAGACACAGGTGACGGGGGTTTCGGCGGACGACTACATCGCGGCTCTGGAGCACCCGGTGCGCCGGCAGGACGGCGTGGGCCTTCGCGCCCTCCTGGCGGAGTTGACGGGCCAGGAGCCGGAAATGTGGGGTCCCACCATCGTCGGATTCGGCAGGGTGCACTATAAATACGCCACCGGGCGCGAAGGGGACACTGCAGCGGTGGGGTTTTCTCCCCGCAAAGCCAGCCTCTCGCTCTATGGCCTAACGAACGCACCGGAGTCGGCTGCGCTCCTGGCCGCCTGGGAAAGCACAAGACGGGCGCCAGCTGCCTCTACATCAACAAGCTGGCCGACGTCGATGAAGCCGTGCTGGCCGAGCTGA
- the rplI gene encoding 50S ribosomal protein L9 encodes MAKLILTHEVTGLGAAGDVVEVKDGYARNFLLPRGFALTWSKGGEKQVESIKAARVAREHASLEDAQKQAAALSAKPVKLVVKAGETGRLFGTVKQGDVADAVEAAGLGRIDKRKVELPAHIKSVGSYQANVRLHDDVAAVIELDVVAGK; translated from the coding sequence ATGGCAAAGCTCATTCTGACCCACGAAGTAACCGGTCTCGGTGCTGCTGGCGACGTTGTCGAGGTCAAGGACGGTTACGCACGTAACTTCCTGCTGCCCCGCGGCTTCGCTCTGACCTGGTCCAAGGGTGGCGAGAAGCAGGTTGAGTCCATCAAGGCTGCCCGCGTTGCCCGCGAGCACGCTTCCCTGGAAGACGCTCAGAAGCAGGCTGCTGCACTCTCCGCCAAGCCGGTCAAGCTCGTTGTCAAGGCTGGCGAGACCGGACGCCTGTTCGGCACCGTCAAGCAGGGCGACGTGGCCGACGCTGTTGAGGCCGCTGGCCTCGGCCGCATCGACAAGCGCAAGGTTGAACTTCCGGCTCACATCAAGTCGGTCGGTTCCTACCAGGCCAACGTCCGTCTGCACGACGACGTTGCCGCTGTGATCGAACTCGACGTAGTCGCAGGCAAGTAG
- the rpsR gene encoding 30S ribosomal protein S18 gives MAKAELRKPKPKSNPLKAADITVIDYKDVALLRKFISDRGKIRARRVTGVTVQEQRKIAQAIKNAREVALLPYSGAGRG, from the coding sequence ATGGCTAAGGCTGAACTCCGTAAGCCCAAACCAAAGTCCAACCCCTTGAAGGCCGCTGACATCACTGTCATCGACTACAAGGACGTAGCATTGCTGCGCAAGTTCATCTCCGACCGCGGAAAGATCCGCGCCCGTCGCGTCACTGGCGTCACGGTGCAGGAGCAGCGCAAGATCGCCCAGGCAATCAAGAACGCCCGCGAAGTTGCTCTGCTGCCCTACTCCGGCGCTGGCCGGGGCTAA
- a CDS encoding single-stranded DNA-binding protein codes for MAGETTITVIGNLTNDPELRFTPSGSAVANFTIASTPRTFDRQSNEWKDGETLFLRASVWREAAENVAESLTKGTRVIVSGRLKSRSYETKEGEKRTVIELEVDEIGPSLRYANAKVNRTQRSGGQGGFGGGNSGGFGGGGFGGGQGGNQGGNTGGSWGGNQPAAGQDDPWATPGVSNAGGGWGNGPDSEPPF; via the coding sequence ATGGCAGGCGAAACCACTATTACGGTCATTGGTAATCTCACCAATGACCCCGAACTGAGGTTCACACCGTCAGGTTCGGCAGTAGCGAACTTCACCATCGCGTCCACGCCTCGCACCTTCGACCGCCAGTCCAATGAGTGGAAGGACGGGGAAACCTTGTTCCTGCGTGCTTCGGTCTGGCGCGAGGCAGCAGAGAACGTCGCCGAGTCCCTCACCAAGGGCACCCGCGTGATTGTTTCCGGCCGCCTGAAGAGCCGTTCCTACGAAACAAAAGAAGGCGAGAAGCGCACCGTTATCGAGCTCGAAGTCGACGAAATCGGCCCGAGCTTGCGTTATGCCAATGCCAAGGTCAACCGCACCCAGCGCTCCGGCGGCCAGGGCGGTTTCGGCGGCGGCAACAGCGGCGGTTTCGGTGGCGGTGGATTCGGTGGCGGCCAGGGTGGAAACCAGGGCGGCAACACCGGAGGAAGCTGGGGCGGCAACCAGCCCGCAGCAGGGCAGGATGACCCATGGGCCACGCCCGGGGTCAGCAATGCGGGCGGCGGCTGGGGCAACGGCCCGGATTCCGAACCTCCCTTCTAA
- the rpsF gene encoding 30S ribosomal protein S6, which yields MRPYELMVIIDPEVEERTVEPSLQKFLNVITNDGGTIEKVDIWGRRRLAYDIKKKSEGIYAVVNFTATPATAKELDRQLGLNETIMRTKIIRPEEQKVVAE from the coding sequence ATGCGTCCTTACGAATTGATGGTAATCATCGACCCCGAGGTCGAAGAGCGTACCGTAGAGCCGTCGCTTCAGAAGTTCCTGAACGTCATCACCAACGATGGTGGAACCATCGAGAAGGTTGACATCTGGGGCCGTCGCCGTCTGGCTTACGACATCAAGAAGAAGTCCGAAGGTATCTACGCCGTGGTGAACTTCACCGCGACGCCGGCTACCGCCAAGGAACTTGACCGCCAGCTGGGTCTCAACGAGACCATCATGCGCACCAAGATCATCCGCCCCGAAGAGCAGAAGGTTGTTGCTGAGTAA